A single genomic interval of Xiphophorus couchianus chromosome 2, X_couchianus-1.0, whole genome shotgun sequence harbors:
- the LOC114157646 gene encoding SITS-binding protein, with the protein MPHARNRNPSPIPEVTWDTGLKEMNETWKGAIACLGVAVFFVMTIGIIYWQVVDQPNKNWILRGTFSGLIWERRTHSLVIQTLMEDRTYVEIDVGNVGNPDIEVPFVRNLCWLNKTEFCYTWDSVAEVKISLEASEDAETECYSMAWTPVNCHVELKDCFSMANVSWYGGANVQGQTWPINDQNITMQPYIVSNLKDSPSGYGSPLERYFLGSSGVTVLVSPDIPMQLGLDCRQQFCLKSLPSMERLPLQYTVCVARNVKAAHLEAVQQLSELSRELPNMKTLWLPFWKFLTNVDTGPKVEKELRTFSNRLRRHQLGEGVISLNEHSTTLLSEMDHDYLNSRKRGMSKRLTRDLPLVKLLNISITLSPFLGVDTTQFHNSLTDGTEDYWLSLPSATHGKLIPVLTQWRGKFCVKLNLTNPAAVSWFLDRVESLQAHLGMEYIVLEGAEGNLFEEQALRTPLVLSGDKYIELLADMATSIGDSTIMTAGTRSSHMPLFIKMAPLQSDWSPTGLRAVIPSLLHHALVGYNFLIPDAVGGSLSGDLVTDKELFIRWLEIAAFLPVLSFHTPPWVFGEDQVLNLTRIYMTKHQTDVVPLLQKYAEEWQLTGNPIYRPLWWLSPSDPMTFTTDDQFLIGDEVLVAPIVEKGAVQRDIYLPDGGFQWQDSQSEQVFDGGTFLEDYPVPLEEVAVFLRRS; encoded by the exons atgcccCACGCTCGAAATAGGAACCCTAGTCCCATCCCGGAGGTAACATGGGACACGGGACTGAAGGAGATGAACGAGACGTGGAAAGGGGCAATAGCCTGTCTGGGGGTGGCTGTCTTCTTTGTAATGACCATCGGGATTATTTACTGGCAAGTGGTGGACCAGCCCAACAAGAACTGGATCCTCAGGGGAACTTTCAGCGGATTGATCTGGGAGAGAAGAACCCATTCGCTGGTCATACAGACTCTGATGGAGGACAGGACCTACGTGGAGATAGACGTCGGGAACGTGGGGAACCCCGACATCGAGGTTCCCTTTGTGAGGAACCTGTGCTGGCTTAATAAAACAGAGTTCTGCTACACCTGGGACTCGGTGGCCGAGGTGAAGATCTCGCTGGAGGCGAGCGAGGATGCAGAGACGGAGTGCTACAGCATGGCCTGGACGCCGGTGAACTGTCATGTGGAGCTGAAG GACTGCTTCTCTATGGCCAATGTCTCCTGGTACGGCGGCGCGAATGTCCAGGGTCAGACTTGGCCCATTAATGATCAGAACATCACAATGCAGCCCTACATCGTCAGCAATCTTAAGGACAGTCCCTCTGGATATGGCTCTCCACTGGAACGCTACTTCCTGGGTTCATCGG GAGTCACAGTGCTTGTGTCTCCTGACATCCCCATGCAGCTCGGGTTGGACTGCAGACAGCAGTTCTGCTTGAAGTCGCTGCCTAGTATGGAGCGCCTCCCTCTCCAGTACACTGTGTGTGTGGCCCGCAACGTTAAAGCCGCTCACCTGGAAGCCGTGCAGCAGCTTTCCGAGCTTAGCAGGGAGCTGCCAAACATGAAAACGTTGTG GCTGCCGTTCTGGAAGTTCCTCACCAATGTGGACACGGGGCCGAAAGTGGAGAAGGAACTGCGAACCTTCTCCAATCGTCTGAGGAGACACCAGTTGGGGGAGGGAGTCATTAGCCTCAATGAACATTCCACCACCCTCCTTTCAGAAATG GACCACGACTACCTCAACAGCAGGAAAAGAGGGATGTCCAAGAGACTGACCAGGGACCTCCCACTTGTCAAGCTTCTTAACATTTCCATCACCCTGTCTCCTTTCCTGGGCGTGGACACCACGCAGTTCCACAACTCCCTCACTGACGGCACAGAGGACTACTGGCTCAGTCTTCCCTCAGCCACTCATGGGAAACTG ATCCCTGTGCTGACCCAGTGGCGAGGAAAGTTCTGTGTAAAGCTGAACCTCACTAACCCAGCCGCTGTGAGCTGGTTCCTGGACAGAGTGGAGTCGCTACAGGCCCATTTAGGGATGGAGTACATTGTACTGGAGGGGGCAGAGGGGAATCTGTTTGAGGAGCAGGCCCTGCGAACACCGCTGGTTCTGAGTGGAGATAAatacattgaacttctggctgacATGGCCACCAGCATAGGAGACTCCACCATCATGACAGCTGGAACTAG GTCAAGCCACATGCCTCTGTTCATCAAGATGGCACCCTTACAATCTGACTGGAGTCCAACGGGTTTGAGGGCAGTCATTCCCTCCTTGTTGCACCATGCCTTGGTGGGATACAACTTCCTCATTCCCGATGCAGTAG GAGGCTCTCTGTCTGGAGACCTGGTCACCGATAAGGAGCTGTTTATCCGGTGGCTGGAGATAGCAGCTTTTCTTCCTGTTCTCAGCTTCCATACGCCACCCTGGGTCTTTGGTGAGGACCAG GTGTTGAATCTGACCCGGATTTATATGACAAAGCACCAGACGGATGTGGTTCCACTACTACAGAAGTATGCAGAGGAGTGGCAGTTGACCGGAAACCCCATCTACCGTCCTTTGTGGTGGCTCAGTCCCAGTGACCCCATGACTTTCACCACCGATGACCAGTTTTTAATTGGAGACGAG GTCCTGGTGGCACCAATAGTGGAGAAGGGAGCAGTCCAGAGGGATATTTATTTACCAGATGGGGGCTTCCAGTGGCAAGACAGCCAGAGTGAGCAGGTGTTTGATGGCGGGACGTTTCTGGAGGATTACCCTGTTCCTCTGGAGGAGGTGGCTGTTTTCTTACGGAGAAGCTGA